GCTCATTGAGCGGCACAGCATGCCCCGCATTCAACCAGATTGGCTGCCACAGGCCTGACAGCGGCATGTGATCAGCCCATGCACAGATAGCAGTTCAGGAAGTAAGGAAATCCATGGCAAACCTATGGTTTGTTTCCGCACCTTTATATAGTCATACGGACTGGGGCGGATTCCTCAAAACCGCCCAGGTCCTACAAAGTCAGGGCCACAACATCACCTGGATCAGCGAAGCGCCGCTCGCTAATGCCATCGCGGCAAATGGCCTGCCCTTCCAGGAAATCAAGCATACGGGATGGCTCTGGCCCCCACCACCAGCCCCGGACCTCTCGCAAATCCCGCCACAAGAAGCGGTCATGCTCCGTTATCGTCGTGCGCTGGACACCTGGCTGAGTGAAGACCTCGTCGCTAAAGGGGTCGAGGCCCTGATAGACCTTGCGGATCGCATCGGCAAGCCGGATGCGATGGTCATTGATCCGTTTCTTAGTGCAGCCGCCCTGGCGGCGGAAAAACTCAATGTGACGATGATCGTAGCCGGTTGGCCCGCCCAGGCCAACCTCGATGAAAACGTCATGTTCCCTGTGCAGCGTGATCTCAGCAGCGATAGCCAGCAGCGCATTCAGCGCCTGTGTGATCGCTTTGGATTGGAAGGTGTTAACTTCAGTAAAGGGGCAGCACCTTCTATCATCAGCCCGGCACTGCATATCACTTACTTCACGCAGCAATGGTACATGAATGAAGCATCGAATATGCTCTTCCAGACGAAGCACGTCGGGGGCAGCGCCAATCTACCTGAGGACCCCCCGCCGGATTGGTTGACGAATATCCCGGCAGA
The Phototrophicus methaneseepsis DNA segment above includes these coding regions:
- a CDS encoding glycosyltransferase, with product MANLWFVSAPLYSHTDWGGFLKTAQVLQSQGHNITWISEAPLANAIAANGLPFQEIKHTGWLWPPPPAPDLSQIPPQEAVMLRYRRALDTWLSEDLVAKGVEALIDLADRIGKPDAMVIDPFLSAAALAAEKLNVTMIVAGWPAQANLDENVMFPVQRDLSSDSQQRIQRLCDRFGLEGVNFSKGAAPSIISPALHITYFTQQWYMNEASNMLFQTKHVGGSANLPEDPPPDWLTNIPAEQPLALITLGTIFSGDLGFFSWAAQAVARVGLLPIVAIGWNPIAPEDKAQLKRALPGGTRLLNWAPFDHVLPRCELMIHHGGMGTTHRAIVHGVRQIVVPHAADQRIQARRVADAKLGLNLSAHDVRQGMLSEGTKALMEADWVQENCTRFAQQMAALGGPARAAELILQAVQLEA